Proteins encoded in a region of the Zea mays cultivar B73 chromosome 4, Zm-B73-REFERENCE-NAM-5.0, whole genome shotgun sequence genome:
- the LOC100277164 gene encoding uncharacterized protein codes for MRQQRGGAGAGRRADDPGLLKRAFDRVFRFVRLAEFEIFFVLFFLIAFFLFKDLMARPQYNQLFVKKPDLDDSWP; via the exons ATGCGGCAGCAGCGGGGCGGGGCCGGGGCCGGGAGGAGGGCGGACGACCCGGGGCTCCTCAAGAGGGCCTTCGACAGGGTGTTCCGCTTCGTCCGCCTCGCCGAGTTCGAGATCTTCTTCGTCCTCTTCTTCCTCATCGccttcttcctcttcaaggacCTC ATGGCACGGCCTCAATACAATCAGCTGTTTGTCAAGAAGCCTGATCTAGATGATTCCTGGCCTTAG